ACTGGGTGTATTAACACGTGTGGGTTGACAAGAGCAGTAATTATCCCAGCAAACCCAGCAGCAAGAAAATCATAGATGTTGGCAGCGAAGAAGACGACAACGATGCTCTGTCGCTGTTCACTGTCTCTCCACCCGatcgcgtttgtgtgtgtgtgcgtgcgcgcgcacaaaTATCAACAGCGAGCGAAGCTGTGTAGTTGCCTAGTTGCCAGTGAAGGCCGCCATTTCCTGTCAGATAAACAGCTGACAGTATCCGCCCCCTGTGTCTGTGACATACACAGCACGACCCAGAGGAACAAACACAAAGTCCACTAACAATGATGTGCACTCGCCCGCATACTGTTATCGCGCGTGCACTCGCAGTCACTGCACACGCCCTCTCCGGCTCATTGCAGAGACCCGATGTGGATCATTGGCTGACACCGTGACAATCAGGTCACAAGGACAATCGATTTCAATCATTTTCCTGGCATCGTGGGACCTCAGGATTCAAAGTACAACGCGAATCGTGCATTCAGATGAACTTATCATCACAGgttcttttaaaattcattttggtAGGAGTTTTAAATTGCTATCTTTTACAaaactgcaagaaaggtttaaAAGATAGTACAATACCTGCTCGGggctaaacaacaacaatcattaAATAATCAATCGATTAATCCAGTGATACTCTAAGCATTTTCGATCATCCCTCacaaagaatatgaaaaatacGAGGAAATAGGAAAGGAGACGAAAGAGAGTGAATGAAAGGATAAACCAAGttcagaacttaaaaaaaatatttctgatatgTATAGGTCCTGCTGTACTGACAGggttgtttttatattattacgagctgcagaaatgtttgtgtaaaagTACAATCGCCAAGTCTGAAGATGGAAATGCCTTATCACGCCTCAAGGACAGTCTTGACCTCTGCGCCAAGTTGGGTGACTACCAAGTTTTGCTTGTTGGGGGGAACTGTAAGTGGTCGTGCTCGAGATTTCGTATTGCATTAacgatacacacacactcacacccttCTCACTTACCCATGCAAGTGTCTACTACCTGACATCGGGtcgtctcaaaaaaaaaaaaaaggcgcaAACCAAGCCATAGACGGACTTCATCTACCGGGAATAAGAGGGAAGGAGACATTGTCACATGATTACACACAGAATGCTGCTACTGTATGACTATAAATAAACGgtagtttttgttctttaactGTGACTTTATTCATCTATGAATCCCACCCTGTGACTTCGTCTTCATTCACCATAGATTCACAggctgagaaaagaaaaaagagaagaaaggggcAAAGgacaaaggaaagagaaagcagaaggTGCAGGGACCTACTTTCTGACGGCCCCTAAACAGGCAGTTCGCCCCCTGCAGTTATCTCTTTAGAATTTAGTGCAAATTTGTTGTTAATGCACTGTTGCTGGGCAGTTACCTGCAACTTAACTAGCATCAGTGTTCACACCCGTCACCCTCAGGACAGTCCCATCACACCCTAGTAGTACTATTACTTACTCTTCACTGCCGTCGTTCTTCAACAGCTCTccaaacagcagacgacagagaaCATGGATGGTAGGTAGTCAGGTAAACTTTACACCTGTCTCCTGCACCTGTCAGTAACCCAGCACCAATCTCGTGTCCAACTGACCGAAGTCTCGTCTATGAGACGTGCCACAGGCAGCGTAGATAAGGTCAAAGTTGACTGTGCCCTGTCACAGAGGCAAGTCACACGCCCCCCATTATATTCCGGCGGCTGGGTAGGAATGGCCGCAGGGTGGACCTTGTAATATCGCTTCACTGTCGACTGTGGTTGGTGTGTACAGTTGTACTATTGAGTTCAGCGCTGCTTCCAGCAGCTGATGTAaggaggtcagggtcactccaTTACGCGGTGTTGATacagcagacaaagaaataactGCCAATGGTGTCAGCCCTCGCTTCACTTATATCGTAGGGGGGAGGGAGTGTCACTGTTGGGGTCAACGACACAGGGTTATGTCATCGTTGGCAGCTCAAAGCCTCTGAGTCGATCGGAACAGACTGTGTTACAAATATAGCACGAGAGTCGACGTCATAGTACTCTCAGCTCTAAAAATAACTATCTGCGCTTCCACGTGCtccgttaaaaaaaagtaaacaacagtgTAAGCACACTCAGCTCTAAAAATAACTGTACTAACACGTGCTCcataaaaaaggtaaacaacaatCTGCTGTAGGCGAGCAGTCACTTTTATTTTGGGTAAACAacgggaaagaaaaacaaaataaaaaaatctaaatcaTTTTTCTCTGGCAAAAAGTGAGATACCATGCTTCCTCGTAAAATGAAACATAATTCAGTCAAAGAGAAATGTTGTGTCGTCTAGTACTGTACAACTATACGACCTCGACAGAGAACTTTAAACGTCGCAGTCCACGAAACGGACCGCAAGCgaagaaatattaaataacgAAATGAACAGATAACAACAGATTAATAAAGTGATGtaaaggaataaagaagaagataaatgagaaaatgaagtAATGAATGGATGGCAGGTAAAATAAGACCGTATATATGGATGGAAAAGTGACCTGCAAGGTTAGGATCGAGTTGGCGACCAGTGTTGAAATTTCACGGAGAAGTCGTGAATACAGAACAAATTGATAGAAAGGGGAAGGGAAGAACAGAGGAGAGAGGAAAAttgttaagagaaaaaaaaaagcctgataCTTGCCAACTATAAGATAATACACATGATAAAAGCAATAGTTGTGTTCTACACCGTGCCAGCACACGATAAAGCAAAGTAAGTTTAAATACCTGAATGTGTGGCTTATAGGCAGAACACATGCAGTCGTGTCAGGTGTCGCGTGGGTCACTATATATCAGCGTGCTTCGCTCTTCAGGTGGTGTTCATGTTCCACTTGGCTGCTCTCATGAACCTCGAGCAGCGCCTCGTTAGAGTGTGATATTAATCGACTCGATCATCTCATaataaggaaaaagaaagaatactaCCACAGTCGCCAACCACCAAATGATGACCACGAGTAATGGTGACTAGACTGATCTACTCATTCTCActggacatttttgtttttagtgtgtgtgtgcatgcgtgcgtgtgtgtgtgcgtgtgcgtgagcgtaagtgtgtgtgtgctttagtggtggtggttgatTTGTCGTAGAACAAGTACACAGAAAGTCTTCACAAAGAGCCCAACCAAGCATGACTATCTGGCGTCGGCGACAAGATTAGCTGGTTAGGTCATCCTTGCAAGCTCTACGGTTTGAGTAGACCACAAGAGGGCCTGTTGTAAACCTAGAAAAGCTTGATGGGATTGCCATGTGACATGCACGAGAGACATTTGtgatcatcaatcatcaatcatcatcatcatcatcatcatcatcatcatcatcatcaacaacaacaacaacaacaacaacaacaacaatatcaaTCATcatgcaatcatcatcatccaagaCCTGACTGTCCGTGATAAACAGCTTCATTGTCTACACTGTGTGGACAATGGGACACTGTCATTAAGGAAAACTTTTGAGAGACAAAAGAGTGGGACCATACTGAAATGCTGTGGCTCcctctttttaaaactttttttcaccaGTACAGAGAGACAGATTGCTTCTATCATTCATCAAGCCAAAGCCATATATGATAGTATCAAGTTCTCCAGCTACAACTCGTGTCCCGACGATCTTTGGAGACTAGGTATGAGAGATCCCGGCTTTTCTTGAGGCGGGTAGGAGGCCTGTCCCCAACTCTCTATGACGTAAGGTATTCATTTTACATGAGGGTCGGTAATCCAAACCCATACGTAGCGTgtcacgggtatcgaaccagttACCCCATGCAAATCAAAAGCTGAACTTATAGATGTCCTATAAGGGTTACCTATTTTGACGGGGGAGAGTACTCTGACAGCAGCCAAGGGACCATAACCTCTAATAACTGCAATAACTTTTAGCCAATGGCGTACTACGTAATCAGAAGCGCGCGCTTAACAAATAGCTTGGCCGCCATTTGCAAACTTGTGTTTCTACACTTTTCGCAACAGGAATTAAGCTTCTTCAGCGGTCAATTCCactactgatacatgtgtttgaCTCTTCGATAACCGTacgtataatttatatactctaaagtagtatagttattgagattttaattccagaaatgtccaaattcaaTGAAGAATATTATGCTAACAgaagaaagattagagtacaCATAAACGCAATAAATGCAAACGTTTTCCAGACAGAAGTAGAAATCGAGCTCAGCAGTTCTGGACGCTTgcaatttgataattatttagcCGTTAGCGATGGAAAGAATTCGAAGCTGTCAGAATTTTCTCAAataaattgcgattacgaaagtgtgGGTCATGAACTTTACCATTTGAAAGCAACAGAatttcgacagttccttctgtttactgCTATAGCAGCGTTAAAAGGCCAGGTTTGTTATAGGCAGTATAATAatcttttctcttatttattgttattgatatAGCGTGAGGGCTGTTCATCTACTAGTAACTAGACTATATCCCCGACCCCCAGTGGTGCAGTAAATTTATGAGGGAAATATTTGATAATCGCAAGGCCCTGAGGTCTTTCACTGATACTGTGATACGTGCAGTGTGTATGTAGCCTGTAGATTAAGATTAAGCCAGCTCAAAGATAAGAAACTAGTTAGTCGCAAGGTATTGATATCTTTCGCTGATACCCTGATAGAGGTACATATAGAGTTTGGATTAAGACAtattaagataaagaaaagtttacCCGCCGAGCAACACTGATGTCTTTGACTTGGTGACCTGATGAGAAGGTCGGAGACAAAGATAAAACATTGACACTTTGCCCACAGTTGATATGTTGGCTAAATTGAAATTGTACTGATTGGCGCGTTTATTTTCCTGTTCCTGTCACACGAGCTACATGTGTGATCACTGTAAGCCCATGGACAGCGCGTTGTATTTCTATGTATGCATGCCGGCTTTATAGTGCAAACCTGCAAGTCCCAGTGCTCTACAAGAATGTCAGTGCCAACGATGGTTCACCAAGTTCCGTGTTGGTCATATCGATCTTCAAGGAGGCTCTTCGGTCATGGAGGGTCACCGAGGTTAATAATGTCATAATAAAAGCATTCGTCGAGTCAAACCTAGGCGACATGAGAGATTGCAGAAACATAGAACCGTGGACGCGTAGAGGtcgactgctgtctgtctgccaagaccgaCGCTTAGCCTCTCGAGAAGTTGGCTAAACCAGAAgatttgtagtctcatgcctcgttttagtagttaactggaaaaaaaatcgtctgccagaagtctagtaatacaagttcgggAGCGAACATTTGTCATTCCAGAGCTTGCGACAACCTAAATAAGGTGATACATCTAGACAGGCTCGATGTTTAGGTTTCTCGTGAACTCAAAATCGTTCATTTGACGGCTCGTAGAAACATCTGCGATCTGTTCATTAAACGTGAGGTAGACgatactgttgtttgttttggtttttttttttttttttttttgaagcgaTTGATCAATGACGATTCGTTATTTACCAGGGTAAGTGTAGCACTGTAgtagtgtactgagttatgtctttgtagagAGTCGGCGTCGAACATTCCAGAACTATCCACCAATccttgtctggtcattgtttccctaAGTGGGTCAAGCAACTTCGTAACTTCTGATGTAACAATAGACCCAGTAGCCGCGGGTGGGCAGCTCACGACCGGGTATTACGCACGCAGCCGACTTACAAGGTACGGAAGTCAGTAATTGGGAGCTACATGTGCGGTAACTCTTGGCAACAATATGGAGTTGTTGTTCTTGTCGGTCTCTGGTGAAGCGTATTTCGAACGGCTGGCGACAAAGTCCTTCTTCTGAGCAGAGACAGACGCTAGTCTACTTCTCTTATTTCTGTTGTAAGAGGTCAACTGCCATCGCAGGTTAGAATTTTCATAAGTTAGTCCGACCCACTATAGGTAGTGAGCGTTCTATTCAATATAATAAGTGTCACGtaatcttaaataaaaatagagtcAAATTCTATAACTGTCTTTACTTAAATATTGTCTCTgttaaagttaaagaagaaaagttttactGCCGTAGCTTTTGTGAACCTGATTTGTACCTGGTAGGAAAATCTCTCttgtttttaaaggtttactTTTAATTTGCATGAGAACTGAAATGATATATATTATTACAGTTGACATGTTTCAGGTCTGAGAGACAACAAACTTCAGTGGGTCTTCTTTTATCACTAGAAACACTAAAGCTGATGAAACTGAAGACTTGATCTTCATTAGTCAACAATAAGTGGAAAATTACTTttatgaaaaacacaaaacaatataaTCAGACACCCTTGAGACCAGAAAGATATGTCGGCCATAAAAAGTGAGATGCAGAGTCCATGTAAACTCATGAAGACTGAAACAACTGTTCATGTAAtacctaaagcagaaagttcattttgctttgATTATAATGAGACAAAGTGTTTACAGATTGGTTTCATGCAGCACAACAATAGTTTTGGCCAAAAACTCCATGATATAACAATTGATCCAGCTGACCAAAAACACTGGAGGTGTGAGAATGTTCCAAAATTGGAGACAAATTCTCAAATGTCCAGTTCTTTCGTTAAAATAGAATGGCAGCCTGCTCACACTGTGAAGACAGAATGTATGACTGAGCACAATCATAGAGTAAAGATTGAAAGGGCATTGCCTGGTCAGGAGGTAGTTTGTCAACCTAATAGTGATAATGAATTCTATTGCAATACTTATGAAGTAAAGACACAGTATGGTCTACATCATGATGAAAATACAAATGGACCAGTTACTtctgaggtcaagcatgaaGATCACTCTGGTCAGGAAGTTGGTTTGATAGTAAAGGCAGAACCGACAAAATCACACAGTCTGTACAAGGAAGGATGGAACATAAAGGTAGCCACAATGATGAAGCATATGAAGGCACAGAGCGCACCACAGGAAGTGGGTTCAGTtgtaggaaaaataaagatattttacaatttGCATCACATCCTGAACAAGATGTAGTTGTTTCTGAAGGTAAATATACTCAGTTGTTGGATATTGTGACTGAGAGTCCTCAGCATGAGACAAATCTCAGTGTTACAGAGCCTAGTGTCAATTTCAAGTCAGAAGAACAGCGACATAGTAAGGATACAAAATCTTATGAGTGCAAagtgtgtatgtcttcattcAGTTTTCCATCCTTGCTCAAAAAACATGTGTCAATCCAGACAGGGGAACTTCATAAGTGCAGAGCAtgtgaagctgccttcaaaaaatTAGACCATTTGAAGcagcacatgcttgttcacagggatgagaagcaTAACAAGTGCAGAATATGTAAAGCTTCTTTCAAAACATTACGAaatttgaaacagcacatgcttgttcacagtgatgagaagcctcacaagtgcagagtatgcgaagctgccttcaaaagattagaCCATTTGAAGcagcacatgcttgttcacagtgatgagaagcctcacaagtgcagagtatgcgaagctgccttcaaaagattagaCCATTTGAAGcagcacatgcttgttcacagtgatgagaagcctcacaagtgcagagtatgtgaagctgccttcaaaacattagtcgctttgaaacagcacatgcttgttcacagtga
The Pomacea canaliculata isolate SZHN2017 linkage group LG2, ASM307304v1, whole genome shotgun sequence genome window above contains:
- the LOC112556060 gene encoding zinc finger protein 888-like, which encodes MEHKGSHNDEAYEGTERTTGSGFSCRKNKDILQFASHPEQDVVVSEGKYTQLLDIVTESPQHETNLSVTEPSVNFKSEEQRHSKDTKSYECKVCMSSFSFPSLLKKHVSIQTGELHKCRACEAAFKKLDHLKQHMLVHRDEKHNKCRICKASFKTLRNLKQHMLVHSDEKPHKCRVCEAAFKRLDHLKQHMLVHSDEKPHKCRVCEAAFKRLDHLKQHMLVHSDEKPHKCRNHGNEETSLVQHVEVLTSFQNAHSNQ